A window of Microcoleus sp. bin38.metabat.b11b12b14.051 genomic DNA:
TGAAAGCTTTCGCGGCCCGATTTGTGACCAAATCGCCCCGCAGCCCGTCTACGTCCAATTCCGCGCAGACTTGGGAGATTTTTACTCGCAAATCGCGATCGATAGTTACGGATTTCAGCCTTTCCTGGGCTTCCACCAACTTCTGCTGCATATCATCTTGTTGGTGCTGGTATTTCGCGAGAAACTCGGGCGGATTTTGGTCAAAGCTCGATCGCTGTTCGACAATTTCCACTCTCAGATTAGGATCTTTGACAGTCCGAATTTCGGCGTGCATTCCGAATCTATCGAGCAATTGCGGGCGCAATTCTCCTTCTTCGGGGTTCCCGGAACCGATTAAAATAAATTTAGCTGGGTGGCGGATCGAAATCCCTTCTCTTTCGACAGTATTCCAACCGCTGGCGGCGGAGTCGAGCAAAACATCGACTAAATGATCGTCGAGCAAATTGACTTCATCAACGTAAAGAATGCCGCGGTTAGCTTTAGCTAACAGGCCCGGTTCAAAAGCTTTCACGCCTTCTGACAAAGCTTTCTCGATGTCGATCGTACCGCACACTCGGTCTTCGGTAGCGCCTAAGGGCAAGTCTACCATTTGTACTTTTTTGCGGGCGATCGGCATTGTACCTTGATGGAAAGTGCGATCGCGCACCTCATCGCTCATCAAATCCGGATCGCTGGGATGACTGTTAAAAGGATCGTCAGCCACTACTTCAATTTCTGGTAGCAAATCAGTGAGGGCGCGGATTGTGGTA
This region includes:
- the bchI gene encoding magnesium chelatase ATPase subunit I; this translates as MPTVTATAARRAVFPFTAIVGQEEMKLALLLNVIDPKIGGVMIMGDRGTGKSTTIRALTDLLPEIEVVADDPFNSHPSDPDLMSDEVRDRTFHQGTMPIARKKVQMVDLPLGATEDRVCGTIDIEKALSEGVKAFEPGLLAKANRGILYVDEVNLLDDHLVDVLLDSAASGWNTVEREGISIRHPAKFILIGSGNPEEGELRPQLLDRFGMHAEIRTVKDPNLRVEIVEQRSSFDQNPPEFLAKYQHQQDDMQQKLVEAQERLKSVTIDRDLRVKISQVCAELDVDGLRGDLVTNRAAKAFTALEERTEVTVDDIRRVMTLCLRHRLRKDPLESIDSGYKVTKVFDRVFGLETTEG